One Haladaptatus sp. R4 DNA window includes the following coding sequences:
- a CDS encoding epoxide hydrolase family protein: MPEATTISIDDVTLADLRDRLARTRWPDEVAGAGWEYGTNLDYLRKLVAYWKDEFDWGEQEARLNEFDQYRGDTDGVGIHFVHERGEGENPTPLLLLHGWPSTFVQMLDIVPMLTTPSEFGGNPDESFDVVVPSLPGYGFSDRPTERGMSVPRIADLFHTLMTDELGYDRYAGRGSDIGAGVLLQLGLKYPESIIGLHLSGTNPRVEAEMIPDDPTEAETEFIENAERWGWEEAAYAMEQSTKPQTLAYGLNDSPAGLAAWILEKFRTWSDNDGDVEEAFARDDLLTNLTIYWATETINSSMRLYYESVRDAGEWGRPDVPTALLMAPADMFPTPREWAERFYRIDRWTETERGGHFLEWEEPELTAEDIRAFFGSL; this comes from the coding sequence ATGCCAGAAGCAACGACGATATCCATCGACGACGTGACGCTCGCGGATTTGCGTGACCGATTGGCCCGAACGCGGTGGCCGGACGAAGTAGCGGGTGCAGGGTGGGAGTACGGGACGAATCTCGATTATCTTCGGAAACTCGTCGCGTACTGGAAAGACGAGTTCGATTGGGGAGAACAGGAAGCACGCTTGAACGAGTTCGACCAGTATCGGGGCGACACCGATGGAGTCGGCATCCACTTCGTTCACGAGCGAGGGGAAGGGGAGAACCCGACGCCGTTGTTGCTCCTACACGGGTGGCCGAGCACGTTCGTCCAGATGCTGGACATCGTACCGATGTTGACGACGCCCTCCGAGTTCGGCGGGAACCCGGACGAATCGTTCGACGTGGTGGTCCCGTCCCTGCCCGGTTACGGATTCTCCGACCGGCCGACTGAACGGGGGATGAGCGTCCCCCGAATCGCCGACCTATTCCATACCTTGATGACCGACGAACTCGGCTACGACCGCTACGCTGGACGCGGGAGCGACATCGGGGCGGGCGTCCTCCTGCAACTCGGACTCAAGTATCCAGAATCGATTATCGGTCTGCACCTCAGCGGGACCAACCCGCGCGTCGAGGCGGAGATGATACCGGACGACCCGACGGAGGCCGAAACGGAGTTCATCGAGAACGCGGAACGCTGGGGATGGGAGGAAGCGGCCTACGCGATGGAGCAGTCCACGAAACCGCAGACGCTCGCCTACGGCCTGAACGACTCTCCGGCGGGGTTGGCGGCGTGGATACTCGAAAAGTTTCGTACGTGGAGCGACAACGACGGCGACGTGGAGGAAGCGTTCGCGCGCGACGACCTGTTGACGAATCTGACCATCTACTGGGCGACCGAGACCATCAACTCCTCGATGCGGTTGTACTACGAGTCCGTCCGCGACGCGGGCGAATGGGGCCGTCCGGACGTGCCGACGGCGCTGTTGATGGCCCCGGCGGACATGTTTCCCACGCCGCGCGAGTGGGCCGAGCGGTTCTACCGCATCGACCGCTGGACAGAAACGGAGCGCGGCGGACACTTCCTCGAATGGGAGGAACCCGAACTGACCGCCGAGGACATTCGGGCGTTCTTCGGGTCGCTGTAG
- a CDS encoding bifunctional 2-polyprenyl-6-hydroxyphenol methylase/3-demethylubiquinol 3-O-methyltransferase UbiG, which translates to MSDMNPRNYYDEYGENEWERLGRDPVTRMEFENTVDYLDNHLPESGRVLDVGGAAGRYAVWLAEREYDVTLVDVSETQVELARENAAESGLEDRISAEQGDVRDLRFEDDEFDAVCCLGGPLSHVVDDTERARAMAELRRVAGGDAPVFVSVISRFAPIRDILKFNLDWSHGLLVPIAEDGKYTEERVDEYANGEGWAECHFFRADEFEAELEDAGFEVEQLVGLEGVANRMKPELAEASDEAVEDVRRLVKLLREDRAVVDFSEHMLAVCRV; encoded by the coding sequence ATGAGCGACATGAACCCTCGAAACTACTACGACGAGTACGGCGAAAACGAGTGGGAGCGACTGGGGCGCGACCCCGTCACCCGAATGGAGTTCGAGAACACGGTGGACTACCTCGACAACCATCTTCCCGAATCGGGCCGCGTTCTCGACGTCGGCGGCGCGGCGGGGCGCTACGCGGTTTGGCTCGCCGAACGGGAGTACGACGTGACGCTCGTGGACGTGAGCGAGACGCAGGTCGAACTCGCCCGCGAGAACGCCGCCGAGAGCGGCCTCGAAGACAGAATCTCTGCGGAGCAAGGCGACGTCCGCGACTTGCGTTTCGAAGACGATGAATTCGACGCCGTCTGCTGTCTCGGTGGTCCCCTGAGCCACGTCGTGGATGATACCGAACGCGCACGCGCGATGGCCGAACTCCGACGGGTCGCGGGTGGCGACGCACCCGTCTTCGTCTCGGTCATCAGCAGGTTTGCGCCCATCCGCGACATCCTCAAGTTCAACCTCGACTGGTCGCACGGCCTCCTCGTTCCCATCGCCGAGGACGGCAAATACACCGAAGAACGAGTGGACGAGTATGCAAACGGCGAAGGCTGGGCTGAGTGTCACTTCTTCCGCGCCGACGAGTTCGAAGCGGAGTTGGAGGACGCCGGTTTCGAAGTCGAGCAACTGGTCGGTCTTGAGGGCGTTGCCAACCGCATGAAACCGGAGTTAGCGGAGGCGAGCGACGAGGCCGTCGAGGACGTTCGGCGACTCGTCAAGTTGCTCCGGGAGGACCGTGCGGTGGTCGATTTCTCGGAGCACATGCTGGCGGTGTGTCGAGTATAG
- a CDS encoding nucleoside phosphorylase, producing the protein MPFPNLAGKQDAEPLVTPAEHSEYRHTEGESGRERLPAAVVLCYSRTLMDYLTESYDGQHVGNYYGDLYAFADADYSVGVLGNFGIGAPATAMLMDELIADGVGKFFSVGFAGCLDETIEMGEFIVCDEAIRDEGTSHHYVESAKYAHASDLLTEATIELLRERKEAFHVGPSWTTDAMYRETKEEVQQYAEEGVLTVEMEASAVFAVAAHRGVEAASMFVVSDYLGPSDWEPKFHLTREDMQHLGDTAKDVLAASPH; encoded by the coding sequence ATGCCGTTTCCGAACCTCGCTGGAAAGCAGGACGCCGAACCATTGGTCACGCCCGCAGAGCACTCCGAGTACAGACACACGGAGGGCGAGTCGGGGCGCGAACGACTGCCTGCGGCAGTCGTTCTCTGCTACAGTCGCACGCTGATGGACTACCTCACCGAGAGCTACGACGGCCAGCACGTCGGCAACTACTACGGCGACTTGTACGCCTTCGCGGACGCCGACTACTCCGTCGGCGTCCTCGGGAATTTCGGAATCGGCGCTCCTGCTACGGCGATGCTGATGGACGAACTGATTGCCGACGGTGTCGGGAAGTTCTTCTCCGTCGGATTCGCTGGCTGTCTGGACGAGACCATCGAGATGGGCGAGTTCATCGTCTGTGACGAGGCCATCCGCGACGAGGGTACGTCCCACCACTACGTCGAATCCGCGAAGTACGCCCACGCGAGCGACTTGCTCACCGAAGCCACGATTGAACTGCTCCGCGAGCGCAAAGAGGCGTTCCACGTCGGGCCGTCGTGGACAACCGACGCGATGTATCGGGAGACCAAGGAAGAAGTCCAACAGTACGCCGAGGAGGGCGTCCTCACCGTAGAAATGGAGGCGTCCGCGGTGTTCGCCGTCGCCGCCCACCGCGGCGTGGAGGCAGCGTCGATGTTCGTCGTCAGCGACTACCTCGGCCCCTCGGACTGGGAGCCGAAGTTCCATCTGACGCGGGAGGACATGCAACATCTCGGGGACACGGCGAAGGACGTTCTCGCCGCGAGTCCGCACTGA
- a CDS encoding HalOD1 output domain-containing protein, whose amino-acid sequence MTDDEDDSLPEGFEDVFHTRFSSDEPPSEAIVRALSVAEGVVPTELTLLYESIDPEALDALFGTPIIGEKDGGVIVKFSVSGHRVIIRSNGSITILVKTDEE is encoded by the coding sequence ATGACCGACGACGAGGATGATTCACTGCCGGAGGGGTTCGAAGATGTGTTTCACACACGCTTTTCGAGCGATGAACCGCCGAGTGAGGCAATTGTCCGAGCACTCTCAGTCGCCGAGGGAGTTGTCCCAACGGAGCTTACGTTACTGTATGAGTCGATTGATCCTGAGGCACTCGATGCACTGTTCGGGACGCCGATCATTGGGGAGAAAGATGGGGGTGTGATAGTCAAGTTTTCTGTCTCTGGCCATCGCGTGATCATCAGGAGTAACGGGAGTATTACTATCCTCGTTAAGACAGACGAAGAGTGA